The genomic DNA GATAATCCATGAGGTGGTGAGATGCTTACAAGGATAAAGGTCACTCATGCTGTCATCAGAGTCTCCGTCCTCCCCGTCGCTGGAGGTGGGCTCCCAGAAGCCATTTCCCCGCTTGGAGTCGCGaccccgctccccctccccccctccccccctagGCTTCTTCTGCTGCAGGCTGACGGGTACAAAGGCCACGCCCTGTCGGACGCACTCCTCATCTGAAGGGGGGAGATTTCGCAATGCAGTCCATAACCTCCTTCTCATACTCAAAGACGTGCATGTTATGtttggtgtgctcctgccatttcTCTGGACCAAGGCATTGCCCAGAGCAATAGCAGGAGTactctagctgccaactgtggtatgctacttggtaagttgatgtactccTCAAGGGTTCAATTTGTAACTATATGACTCGGAACTGTAccttcctctagggtcctgaaTGTACTTGTCCATggttttgatttgcacttcactgTACTTCAACTTCAAACTTAAGACTTAAACTTGATCTTTTGAGTGGTCCccacttctggtcctggagagctgcagagtgtgctggattttgttgttactcagcacttaattggtcaattaaagcagttaattacacagttaactcaacTCACTTGGTTACTTGGGTCTAAATTATTGGCAGATGTTaaagcgaaaacaaaaaccagcacactctgctgctctccaggaccaggagggaGGATCGCCGCCTTTAGTCATTTACACAGTTGTTGCCAGTAACGTGGCTAATATTAAGGTGTGTAATCACGTGTAGTAATGTGACTGTGTTTTGCATTTAAAGGTGTAAAGTAATAGAAAGACCGAAAAATCAACTGCCTCTACTcacatttctgcaatgcacGTTGGTACCGTTTCCCGTTGACATGACGCAAAACATGGTGTGGCAGGCGGTTGATGTGCCGCAAGGTAAGCTTGCAGAAAAGGTGATTTCTGAGGAGAAGCATAGAGACGCGATAACAATGTTACAACCGTCAGCGCTTCACAGTAATGTCCACTTTCCACTCTATCAACTACATCAAGTTATGTTACAATGTCTACATTTCACGATGTGAATACTGCTTCCGTGAACAGACAAGGTCCAACTCACGGTTGTTTGGTGCTTGGCACCACGTGTGGCTCGTATTGACTGTAGTTGAACTGGGCAACTGCGCTTAGCTTTTCGTACTTCTTCCCAGATGTGAAGCTCTGGAGTTCTTTTAGGTTACAGGGAAACTCGTGACCATTTAACGCGCATTTAACCTAATGAAAACAcagaattaaaaagaaaacagtaaCGTTAACTAAAACGATTTATTCAAGTACTGCGCTCCAGTCATGTAGATTACTAACTTGATCAGCTATTCTGTTAATTTACCAGGTGCGTATATATGTTAATGTATAATATAACCGTGATAAACTCGCTTGTTACCTTTTTATCGAGTTATCAATGAAAATGCATGCAATTTATATCCGTAAATGGTCTGACAAGCTAGCTACAATGGGAAAACGGTTAATGTCTCTGGTAAGGGATAAAAGGAACCCTAGAATCAACTCGCCTTTTTAGCCTCTGTCAGTTGTAAAAATGGATGGTCCTTTATGAATGAACGCACATCTGCGGGAACCTCTTCCATGATATTTGATGAGGAAAGATAATGTTATTTTCCGTGCTACCAAAAAACTTGTCCAGTTCAGGACACACGTGGAGAGAAGAGGCGGCGCAGAAAACTTTACTCTGTCCCTGACTCTGGGTCAGATTTCACATGTTCACATGGTTAATGAGGTAAGAACCCTGGAAGACTACGCTGATCCTGAAACGGCTATCCTCAAGTCGCGGTTCTGTGACGTAGGGGAAGTGATTCCTCTATGGTGCTTGTCGATGACAGAGTTGCTGTCATTCAACAGTAACGGTTGCTGTCAGAT from Conger conger chromosome 12, fConCon1.1, whole genome shotgun sequence includes the following:
- the surf2 gene encoding surfeit locus protein 2, translating into MEEVPADVRSFIKDHPFLQLTEAKKVKCALNGHEFPCNLKELQSFTSGKKYEKLSAVAQFNYSQYEPHVVPSTKQPNHLFCKLTLRHINRLPHHVLRHVNGKRYQRALQKYEECVRQGVAFVPVSLQQKKPRGGGGEGERGRDSKRGNGFWEPTSSDGEDGDSDDSMSDLYPSTVFTLKGPQHGEEGMAEAGGSDSFQTDSDDEEASPMEVDKQAPHKRRKTQPAAFKKRFKSHNKKKMGFKKGGTVQNGK